The Equus przewalskii isolate Varuska chromosome 5, EquPr2, whole genome shotgun sequence genome window below encodes:
- the LOC103558869 gene encoding keratin, type II microfibrillar, component 7C, whose amino-acid sequence MTCGFSSVGCGFGPRTFSCASACGPRPGRCCITAAPYRGISCYRGLAGGFGSHSVCGGFRAGSCGRSFGYRSGGVCGPSPPCITTVSVNESLLAPLNLEIDPNAQCVKHEEKEQIKCLNNRFAAFIDKVRFLEQQNKLLETKWQFYQNRKCCDSNLEPLFSGYIETLRREAECVEADSGRLASELNHVQEVLEGYKKRYEEEVTLRATAENEFVSLKQDVDCAYLRKSDLEANAEALTQEIDFLRRLYEEEIRVLQSHISDTSVIVKMDNSRELNMDCILAEIKAQYDDIANRSRAEAESWYRSKCEEIKATVVRHGETLRRTKEEINELNRMIQRLTAEVENAKCQNSKLEAAVSQAEQQGEAALSDAKCKLAGLEEALQKAKQDMACLLREYQEVMNAKLGLDIEIATYRRLLEGEEQRLCEGVGSVNVCVSSSRGGVVCGDLCVSGSRPVTGSVCSAPCTGNLAVSTGLCAPCGPLNTTAGSCGLGRF is encoded by the exons ATGACCTGTGGCTTCAGCTCCGTGGGCTGTGGATTCGGTCCCAGGACCTTCAGCTGCGCCTCGGCCTGCGGGCCCCGGCCCGGCCGCTGCTGCATCACGGCCGCCCCCTACCGCGGCATCTCCTGCTACCGCGGACTCGCCGGCGGCTTCGGCAGCCACAGCGTCTGCGGGGGCTTCCGCGCCGGCTCCTGCGGCCGCAGCTTCGGATACCGCTCTGGCGGCGTGTGTGGACCCAGCCCGCCCTGCATCACCACCGTGTCGGTCAACGAGAGCCTCCTGGCGCCCCTCAACCTGGAGATCGACCCCAACGCGCAGTGCGTGAAGCACGAGGAGAAGGAGCAGATCAAGTGCCTCAACAACAGGTTTGCTGCCTTCATCGACAAG GTGCGCTTCCTGGAGCAGCAGAACAAGCTGCTGGAGACCAAGTGGCAGTTCTACCAGAACCGCAAGTGCTGCGACAGCAACCTGGAGCCGCTGTTCAGTGGCTACATCGAGACGCTGCGGCGGGAGGCCGAGTGCGTGGAGGCCGACAGCGGGAGGTTGGCCTCGGAGCTCAACCACGTGCAGGAGGTGCTGGAGGGCTACAAGAAGAG GTATGAAGAGGAAGTCACGCTTCGGGCCACAGCAGAGAATGAGTTCGTGTCTCTAAAGCAG GACGTGGACTGCGCCTACCTCCGCAAGTCGGACCTGGAGGCCAACGCGGAGGCACTGACCCAGGAGATCGACTTCCTGCGGCGACTGTACGAGGAG GAGATCCGTGTTCTCCAATCCCACATCTCAGACACCTCAGTCATCGTCAAGATGGACAACAGCCGGGAACTGAACATGGACTGCATCCTGGCCGAGATCAAGGCTCAGTATGATGACATCGCCAACCGCAGCCGGGCTGAGGCAGAGTCCTGGTACCGCAGCAAG TGTGAGGAGATAAAGGCCACGGTGGTCCGGCACGGAGAGACCCTGCGCCGCACCAAGGAGGAGATCAACGAGCTGAACCGCATGATCCAAAGGCTGACCGCCGAGGTCGAGAATGCCAAGTGCCAG AACTCCAAGCTGGAGGCGGCCGTGAGCCAGGCTGAGCAGCAGGGCGAGGCGGCCCTCAGCGACGCCAAGTGCAAGCTGGCCGGGCTGGAGGAGGCCCTGCAGAAGGCCAAGCAGGACATGGCCTGCCTGCTCAGGGAGTACCAGGAGGTGATGAACGCCAAGCTGGGCCTGGACATCGAGATCGCCACCTACAGGCGCCTGCTGGAGGGCGAGGAGCAGAG GCTCTGTGAAGGTGTTGGATCTGTGAATGTCT GTGTCAGCAGCTCCCGGGGCGGGGTCGTCTGCGGGGACCTCTGCGTATCGGGCTCCCGGCCCGTGACGGGCAGCGTCTGCAGCGCCCCCTGCACTGGGAACCTGGCGGTGAGCACCGGCCTGTGTGCCCCCTGCGGCCCACTCAACACCACTGCCGGATCCTGTGGCCTGGGGAGGTTTTAG